A genomic region of Miscanthus floridulus cultivar M001 chromosome 3, ASM1932011v1, whole genome shotgun sequence contains the following coding sequences:
- the LOC136546535 gene encoding calcium-transporting ATPase 5, plasma membrane-type-like isoform X3, producing MASGTGNSPPPAHEEEQVLEGEDAFEIPSKNASHDHLRRWRQAALVLNASRRFRYTLDLEREEEKENLRRIIRSHAQVIRAVFLFKEAGQKNLGEYCTSIKDETLSQRFSVDLKKLKMLNRDHDAVIFQEVGGVKGLSDLLKSDLDRGVSPDENELVRRRDIFGANTYPRKERRSIWHFVFEACQDLTLVILMVAAAISLSLGMATEGVKDGWYDGGSIFFAVFLVIFVTATNDYRQSLQFQHLNEEKRNIQVEVIRGGKRLVASIFDLVVGDVVPLKIGDQVPADGILIYGHFLAIDESSMTGESKIVNKDQRAPFLMSGCKVADGYGSMLVTGVGINTEWGMMMANLSEDTGEETPLQVRLNGVANLIGIVGLLVAGAVLVVLWLRYFTGHTKNPDGTTQFLAGTTGVKQGFMGAIRILTIAVTIVVVAVPEGLPLAVTLTLAYSMRKMMRDKALVRRLSSCETMGSATTICSDKTGTLTMNKMTVVEAYLGGKKMDPYDNASTMCTSVTDLLIEGIAQNTTGTVFMPEDGGATEVTGSPTEKAILSWGLMIGMDFKDVRSKSSVLHVLPFNSEKKRGGVALQVSDTEFHIHWKGAAELLLASCRSWLSTDGSVQPMNSIKDPCRPGVRNAVQLCSTAGVKVRMVTGDNVGTAKAIAVECGILDAKDAASEPNVIEGKVFREMSETAREDIADKITVMGRSSPNDKLLLVQCLKRRGHVVAVTGDGTNDAPALHEADIGLSMGISGTEVTKESSDIIILDDDFTSVVKVVRWGRSVYANIQKFIQFQLTVNVAALVINVVAAVSSGDIPLNAVELLWVNLIMDTLGALALATEPPTDNLMKRHPVGRREPLVTNVMWRNLFIQALYQIAVLLIFNFDGKRILRLQNESWEHAGKIKNTFVFNAFVFCQIFNEFNARKPEEKNVFKGVTNNHLFMAIVGATTVLQILMIEFLGKFFDTAKLNWRLWLLSVAIGAVSWPLAYLGKFVPVPVRPLQSYFKHCSCRRGPHRDEEQGGKS from the exons ATGGCCTCGGGGACGGGGaactcgccgccgccggcgcacgaggaggagcaggtgctggAGGGAGAGGACGCATTCGAGATACCCAGTAAGAACGCGTCGCACGATCACCTGCGACGGTGGAGG CAAGCTGCTCTGGTGCTCAATGCTTCTCGTCGTTTTAGATACACTCTAGACCTGGAAAGGGAGGAAGAGAAAGAGAACTTAAGAAGAATCATACGATCCCATGCACAAGTGATACGA GCAGTATTTCTTTTCAAGGAGGCTGGCCAGAAGAACCTAGGAG AGTATTGCACTAGCATAAAAGATGAGACGCTCTCTCAGAGATTTTCAGTTGATCTGAAAAAACTCAAAATGCTGAACAGAGACCATGACGCTGTTATATTCCAGGAGGTTGGAGGG GTTAAGGGGCTTTCAGATTTACTAAAGAGTGACTTAGACAGAGGAGTTAGTCCAGATGAGAATGAATTGGTGCGGAGGAGAGATATTTTTGGGGCAAACACATATCCACGCAAGGAAAGAAGAAGCATCTGG CATTTTGTATTTGAAGCCTGTCAGGATTTAACTCTTGTAATTCTAATGGTAGCTGCTGCTATATCATTATCACTGGGCATGGCAACAGAG GGTGTAAAAGATGGATGGTATGATGGTGGAAGCATATTTTTTGCCGTCTTCCTTGTGATATTCGTTACAG CAACCAATGATTATAGACAATCACTTCAGTTTCAACATCTGAATGAGGAGAAACGAAACATACAAGTTGAG GTCATCAGAGGTGGTAAGAGATTAGTAGCTTCAATATTCGACCTTGTTGTTGGTGACGTGGTTCCCCTCAAAATCGGTGACCAA GTTCCTGCAGATGGTATACTGATATATGGTCATTTTCTTGCAATTGATGAATCGAGTATGACAGGGGAATCCAAAATT GTTAATAAGGACCAAAGGGCCCCTTTCTTGATGTCCGGTTGCAAGGTTGCAGATGGTTATGGCTCTATGCTG GTAACTGGTGTGGGTATCAATACTGAATGGGGTATGATGATGGCCAACCTTTCAGAGGATACTGGTGAAGAAACCCCATTACAG GTACGCTTGAATGGTGTTGCTAATCTTATTGGTATTGTGGGTTTGTTGGTTGCTGGTGCTGTCCTCGTTGTCCTCTGGCTAAG gTATTTTACTGGACATAccaagaatccagatgggactaCCCAATTTTTGGCTGGAACAACAGGTGTAAAACAGGGATTTATGGGGGCAATTAGAATTTTGACAATTGCT GTGACTATTGTGGTTGTTGCTGTGCCTGAAGGACTTCCTTTAGCAGTAACATTGAC tCTTGCATATTCAATGAGGAAGATGATGCGAGACAAGGCTCTG gTGAGACGGCTCTCATCTTGTGAAACAATGGGATCAGCAACCACTATTTGCAGTGACAAGACTGGAACTCTTACCATGAATAAG ATGACAGTTGTTGAAGCGTATTTGGGTGGGAAAAAAATGGATCCTTATGATAATGCCAGCACGATGTGCACCAGTGTGACAGATCTATTAATTGAAGGAATTGCACAGAACACAACAGGGACTGTGTTTATGCCAGAG GATGGAGGAGCTACGGAAGTTACTGGCTCACCAACTGAAAAAGCAATTCTTTCTTGGGGCCTTATG ATTGGGATGGACTTCAAGGATGTGAGATCAAAATCTTCAGTTCTTCATGTTCTCCCATTCAATTCAGAGAAGAAGCGTGGTGGTGTGGCTTTGCAAGTG TCAGATACAGAGTTTCACATTCATTGGAAAGGGGCAGCAGAGCTACTATTAGCATCTTGCCGAAGCTGGCTTTCTACTGATGGTTCTGTTCAGCCAATGAATTCCATCAAG GATCCCTGTCGCCCAGGAGTGAGGAATGCTGTGCAATTATGCAGTACTGCTGGTGTAAAG GTACGCATGGTCACAGGAGATAATGTTGGAACAGCAAAGGCCATTGCTGTGGAGTGTGGAATATTAGACGCAAAAGATGCTGCATCAGAACCTAATGTAATAGAAGGAAAAGTGTTCCGCGAGATGTCTGAAACTGCACGAGAAGATATTGCTGACAAAATTACA GTAATGGGAAGATCTTCCCCAAATGACAAACTTTTGCTTGTTCAATGTTTAAAAAGAAGGGGCCATGTTGTAGCTGTTACTGGTGATGGCACAAATGATGCTCCTGCATTACATGAG GCTGATATAGGTCTTTCAATGGGAATATCAGGAACAGAAGTTACCAAGGAAAGCTCAGACATTATAATCTTAGATGATGACTTCACCTCTGTGGTCAAG GTTGTTCGATGGGGCCGGTCTGTTTATGCAAATATTCAGAAGTTTATCCAGTTCCAACTTACTGTTAATGTTGCTGCCCTAGTTATAAATGTGGTTGCTGCTGTGTCCTCCGGGGATATTCCTCTGAATGCTGTTGAG CTTCTTTGGGTGAACCTTATTATGGACACACTCGGAGCTCTTGCATTAGCAACCGAACCACCAACAGACAACCTAATGAAGAGGCATCCCGTCGGTCGAAG GGAACCTCTTGTCACAAACGTTATGTGGAGAAACCTTTTTATCCAG GCACTGTACCAGATAGCAGTTCTTCTCATATTCAATTTTGATGGCAAAAGGATTCTTCGTTTACAGAATGAAAGTTGGGAGCATGCTGGGAAAATTAAAAATACCTTTGTCTTTAATGCATTTGTCTTTTGCCAA ATCTTCAATGAGTTCAATGCTCGCAAGCCTGAAGAGAAGAATGTCTTCAAGGGAGTTACAAACAACCACCTTTTTATGGCCATAGTTGGTGCAACTACCGTGCTTCAG ATCTTGATGATTGAGTTCCTCGGGAAGTTCTTCGATACTGCTAAACTTAATTGGAGACTATGGTTGCTGTCAGTGGCTATTGGCGCAGTGAG TTGGCCTCTCGCCTATCTTGGGAAATTCGTCCCTGTGCCTGTCAGGCCTTTACAGAGCTActtcaagcattgttcttgtcgTAGAGGACCACACCGAG ATGAAGAGCAAGGCGGCAAGAGCTGA
- the LOC136546535 gene encoding calcium-transporting ATPase 5, plasma membrane-type-like isoform X1 — MASGTGNSPPPAHEEEQVLEGEDAFEIPSKNASHDHLRRWRQAALVLNASRRFRYTLDLEREEEKENLRRIIRSHAQVIRAVFLFKEAGQKNLGEYCTSIKDETLSQRFSVDLKKLKMLNRDHDAVIFQEVGGVKGLSDLLKSDLDRGVSPDENELVRRRDIFGANTYPRKERRSIWHFVFEACQDLTLVILMVAAAISLSLGMATEGVKDGWYDGGSIFFAVFLVIFVTATNDYRQSLQFQHLNEEKRNIQVEVIRGGKRLVASIFDLVVGDVVPLKIGDQVPADGILIYGHFLAIDESSMTGESKIVNKDQRAPFLMSGCKVADGYGSMLVTGVGINTEWGMMMANLSEDTGEETPLQVRLNGVANLIGIVGLLVAGAVLVVLWLRYFTGHTKNPDGTTQFLAGTTGVKQGFMGAIRILTIAVTIVVVAVPEGLPLAVTLTLAYSMRKMMRDKALVRRLSSCETMGSATTICSDKTGTLTMNKMTVVEAYLGGKKMDPYDNASTMCTSVTDLLIEGIAQNTTGTVFMPEDGGATEVTGSPTEKAILSWGLMIGMDFKDVRSKSSVLHVLPFNSEKKRGGVALQVSDTEFHIHWKGAAELLLASCRSWLSTDGSVQPMNSIKHSEFKKSIDDMAVSSLRCVAFAYCPWESKMVPTESLDKWKLPADDLTLIGVVGIKDPCRPGVRNAVQLCSTAGVKVRMVTGDNVGTAKAIAVECGILDAKDAASEPNVIEGKVFREMSETAREDIADKITVMGRSSPNDKLLLVQCLKRRGHVVAVTGDGTNDAPALHEADIGLSMGISGTEVTKESSDIIILDDDFTSVVKVVRWGRSVYANIQKFIQFQLTVNVAALVINVVAAVSSGDIPLNAVELLWVNLIMDTLGALALATEPPTDNLMKRHPVGRREPLVTNVMWRNLFIQALYQIAVLLIFNFDGKRILRLQNESWEHAGKIKNTFVFNAFVFCQIFNEFNARKPEEKNVFKGVTNNHLFMAIVGATTVLQILMIEFLGKFFDTAKLNWRLWLLSVAIGAVSWPLAYLGKFVPVPVRPLQSYFKHCSCRRGPHRDEEQGGKS, encoded by the exons ATGGCCTCGGGGACGGGGaactcgccgccgccggcgcacgaggaggagcaggtgctggAGGGAGAGGACGCATTCGAGATACCCAGTAAGAACGCGTCGCACGATCACCTGCGACGGTGGAGG CAAGCTGCTCTGGTGCTCAATGCTTCTCGTCGTTTTAGATACACTCTAGACCTGGAAAGGGAGGAAGAGAAAGAGAACTTAAGAAGAATCATACGATCCCATGCACAAGTGATACGA GCAGTATTTCTTTTCAAGGAGGCTGGCCAGAAGAACCTAGGAG AGTATTGCACTAGCATAAAAGATGAGACGCTCTCTCAGAGATTTTCAGTTGATCTGAAAAAACTCAAAATGCTGAACAGAGACCATGACGCTGTTATATTCCAGGAGGTTGGAGGG GTTAAGGGGCTTTCAGATTTACTAAAGAGTGACTTAGACAGAGGAGTTAGTCCAGATGAGAATGAATTGGTGCGGAGGAGAGATATTTTTGGGGCAAACACATATCCACGCAAGGAAAGAAGAAGCATCTGG CATTTTGTATTTGAAGCCTGTCAGGATTTAACTCTTGTAATTCTAATGGTAGCTGCTGCTATATCATTATCACTGGGCATGGCAACAGAG GGTGTAAAAGATGGATGGTATGATGGTGGAAGCATATTTTTTGCCGTCTTCCTTGTGATATTCGTTACAG CAACCAATGATTATAGACAATCACTTCAGTTTCAACATCTGAATGAGGAGAAACGAAACATACAAGTTGAG GTCATCAGAGGTGGTAAGAGATTAGTAGCTTCAATATTCGACCTTGTTGTTGGTGACGTGGTTCCCCTCAAAATCGGTGACCAA GTTCCTGCAGATGGTATACTGATATATGGTCATTTTCTTGCAATTGATGAATCGAGTATGACAGGGGAATCCAAAATT GTTAATAAGGACCAAAGGGCCCCTTTCTTGATGTCCGGTTGCAAGGTTGCAGATGGTTATGGCTCTATGCTG GTAACTGGTGTGGGTATCAATACTGAATGGGGTATGATGATGGCCAACCTTTCAGAGGATACTGGTGAAGAAACCCCATTACAG GTACGCTTGAATGGTGTTGCTAATCTTATTGGTATTGTGGGTTTGTTGGTTGCTGGTGCTGTCCTCGTTGTCCTCTGGCTAAG gTATTTTACTGGACATAccaagaatccagatgggactaCCCAATTTTTGGCTGGAACAACAGGTGTAAAACAGGGATTTATGGGGGCAATTAGAATTTTGACAATTGCT GTGACTATTGTGGTTGTTGCTGTGCCTGAAGGACTTCCTTTAGCAGTAACATTGAC tCTTGCATATTCAATGAGGAAGATGATGCGAGACAAGGCTCTG gTGAGACGGCTCTCATCTTGTGAAACAATGGGATCAGCAACCACTATTTGCAGTGACAAGACTGGAACTCTTACCATGAATAAG ATGACAGTTGTTGAAGCGTATTTGGGTGGGAAAAAAATGGATCCTTATGATAATGCCAGCACGATGTGCACCAGTGTGACAGATCTATTAATTGAAGGAATTGCACAGAACACAACAGGGACTGTGTTTATGCCAGAG GATGGAGGAGCTACGGAAGTTACTGGCTCACCAACTGAAAAAGCAATTCTTTCTTGGGGCCTTATG ATTGGGATGGACTTCAAGGATGTGAGATCAAAATCTTCAGTTCTTCATGTTCTCCCATTCAATTCAGAGAAGAAGCGTGGTGGTGTGGCTTTGCAAGTG TCAGATACAGAGTTTCACATTCATTGGAAAGGGGCAGCAGAGCTACTATTAGCATCTTGCCGAAGCTGGCTTTCTACTGATGGTTCTGTTCAGCCAATGAATTCCATCAAG CATAGCGAATTCAAGAAATCGATTGATGATATGGCAGTGAGTTCATTGCGTTGTGTAGCTTTTGCATATTGCCCCTGGGAATCCAAAATGGTCCCAACGGAATCTCTAGATAAGTGGAAGTTGCCTGCGGATGATCTGACTCTTATTGGGGTGGTCGGGATAAAG GATCCCTGTCGCCCAGGAGTGAGGAATGCTGTGCAATTATGCAGTACTGCTGGTGTAAAG GTACGCATGGTCACAGGAGATAATGTTGGAACAGCAAAGGCCATTGCTGTGGAGTGTGGAATATTAGACGCAAAAGATGCTGCATCAGAACCTAATGTAATAGAAGGAAAAGTGTTCCGCGAGATGTCTGAAACTGCACGAGAAGATATTGCTGACAAAATTACA GTAATGGGAAGATCTTCCCCAAATGACAAACTTTTGCTTGTTCAATGTTTAAAAAGAAGGGGCCATGTTGTAGCTGTTACTGGTGATGGCACAAATGATGCTCCTGCATTACATGAG GCTGATATAGGTCTTTCAATGGGAATATCAGGAACAGAAGTTACCAAGGAAAGCTCAGACATTATAATCTTAGATGATGACTTCACCTCTGTGGTCAAG GTTGTTCGATGGGGCCGGTCTGTTTATGCAAATATTCAGAAGTTTATCCAGTTCCAACTTACTGTTAATGTTGCTGCCCTAGTTATAAATGTGGTTGCTGCTGTGTCCTCCGGGGATATTCCTCTGAATGCTGTTGAG CTTCTTTGGGTGAACCTTATTATGGACACACTCGGAGCTCTTGCATTAGCAACCGAACCACCAACAGACAACCTAATGAAGAGGCATCCCGTCGGTCGAAG GGAACCTCTTGTCACAAACGTTATGTGGAGAAACCTTTTTATCCAG GCACTGTACCAGATAGCAGTTCTTCTCATATTCAATTTTGATGGCAAAAGGATTCTTCGTTTACAGAATGAAAGTTGGGAGCATGCTGGGAAAATTAAAAATACCTTTGTCTTTAATGCATTTGTCTTTTGCCAA ATCTTCAATGAGTTCAATGCTCGCAAGCCTGAAGAGAAGAATGTCTTCAAGGGAGTTACAAACAACCACCTTTTTATGGCCATAGTTGGTGCAACTACCGTGCTTCAG ATCTTGATGATTGAGTTCCTCGGGAAGTTCTTCGATACTGCTAAACTTAATTGGAGACTATGGTTGCTGTCAGTGGCTATTGGCGCAGTGAG TTGGCCTCTCGCCTATCTTGGGAAATTCGTCCCTGTGCCTGTCAGGCCTTTACAGAGCTActtcaagcattgttcttgtcgTAGAGGACCACACCGAG ATGAAGAGCAAGGCGGCAAGAGCTGA
- the LOC136546535 gene encoding calcium-transporting ATPase 5, plasma membrane-type-like isoform X2, which produces MASGTGNSPPPAHEEEQVLEGEDAFEIPSKNASHDHLRRWRQAALVLNASRRFRYTLDLEREEEKENLRRIIRSHAQVIRAVFLFKEAGQKNLGEYCTSIKDETLSQRFSVDLKKLKMLNRDHDAVIFQEVGGHFVFEACQDLTLVILMVAAAISLSLGMATEGVKDGWYDGGSIFFAVFLVIFVTATNDYRQSLQFQHLNEEKRNIQVEVIRGGKRLVASIFDLVVGDVVPLKIGDQVPADGILIYGHFLAIDESSMTGESKIVNKDQRAPFLMSGCKVADGYGSMLVTGVGINTEWGMMMANLSEDTGEETPLQVRLNGVANLIGIVGLLVAGAVLVVLWLRYFTGHTKNPDGTTQFLAGTTGVKQGFMGAIRILTIAVTIVVVAVPEGLPLAVTLTLAYSMRKMMRDKALVRRLSSCETMGSATTICSDKTGTLTMNKMTVVEAYLGGKKMDPYDNASTMCTSVTDLLIEGIAQNTTGTVFMPEDGGATEVTGSPTEKAILSWGLMIGMDFKDVRSKSSVLHVLPFNSEKKRGGVALQVSDTEFHIHWKGAAELLLASCRSWLSTDGSVQPMNSIKHSEFKKSIDDMAVSSLRCVAFAYCPWESKMVPTESLDKWKLPADDLTLIGVVGIKDPCRPGVRNAVQLCSTAGVKVRMVTGDNVGTAKAIAVECGILDAKDAASEPNVIEGKVFREMSETAREDIADKITVMGRSSPNDKLLLVQCLKRRGHVVAVTGDGTNDAPALHEADIGLSMGISGTEVTKESSDIIILDDDFTSVVKVVRWGRSVYANIQKFIQFQLTVNVAALVINVVAAVSSGDIPLNAVELLWVNLIMDTLGALALATEPPTDNLMKRHPVGRREPLVTNVMWRNLFIQALYQIAVLLIFNFDGKRILRLQNESWEHAGKIKNTFVFNAFVFCQIFNEFNARKPEEKNVFKGVTNNHLFMAIVGATTVLQILMIEFLGKFFDTAKLNWRLWLLSVAIGAVSWPLAYLGKFVPVPVRPLQSYFKHCSCRRGPHRDEEQGGKS; this is translated from the exons ATGGCCTCGGGGACGGGGaactcgccgccgccggcgcacgaggaggagcaggtgctggAGGGAGAGGACGCATTCGAGATACCCAGTAAGAACGCGTCGCACGATCACCTGCGACGGTGGAGG CAAGCTGCTCTGGTGCTCAATGCTTCTCGTCGTTTTAGATACACTCTAGACCTGGAAAGGGAGGAAGAGAAAGAGAACTTAAGAAGAATCATACGATCCCATGCACAAGTGATACGA GCAGTATTTCTTTTCAAGGAGGCTGGCCAGAAGAACCTAGGAG AGTATTGCACTAGCATAAAAGATGAGACGCTCTCTCAGAGATTTTCAGTTGATCTGAAAAAACTCAAAATGCTGAACAGAGACCATGACGCTGTTATATTCCAGGAGGTTGGAGGG CATTTTGTATTTGAAGCCTGTCAGGATTTAACTCTTGTAATTCTAATGGTAGCTGCTGCTATATCATTATCACTGGGCATGGCAACAGAG GGTGTAAAAGATGGATGGTATGATGGTGGAAGCATATTTTTTGCCGTCTTCCTTGTGATATTCGTTACAG CAACCAATGATTATAGACAATCACTTCAGTTTCAACATCTGAATGAGGAGAAACGAAACATACAAGTTGAG GTCATCAGAGGTGGTAAGAGATTAGTAGCTTCAATATTCGACCTTGTTGTTGGTGACGTGGTTCCCCTCAAAATCGGTGACCAA GTTCCTGCAGATGGTATACTGATATATGGTCATTTTCTTGCAATTGATGAATCGAGTATGACAGGGGAATCCAAAATT GTTAATAAGGACCAAAGGGCCCCTTTCTTGATGTCCGGTTGCAAGGTTGCAGATGGTTATGGCTCTATGCTG GTAACTGGTGTGGGTATCAATACTGAATGGGGTATGATGATGGCCAACCTTTCAGAGGATACTGGTGAAGAAACCCCATTACAG GTACGCTTGAATGGTGTTGCTAATCTTATTGGTATTGTGGGTTTGTTGGTTGCTGGTGCTGTCCTCGTTGTCCTCTGGCTAAG gTATTTTACTGGACATAccaagaatccagatgggactaCCCAATTTTTGGCTGGAACAACAGGTGTAAAACAGGGATTTATGGGGGCAATTAGAATTTTGACAATTGCT GTGACTATTGTGGTTGTTGCTGTGCCTGAAGGACTTCCTTTAGCAGTAACATTGAC tCTTGCATATTCAATGAGGAAGATGATGCGAGACAAGGCTCTG gTGAGACGGCTCTCATCTTGTGAAACAATGGGATCAGCAACCACTATTTGCAGTGACAAGACTGGAACTCTTACCATGAATAAG ATGACAGTTGTTGAAGCGTATTTGGGTGGGAAAAAAATGGATCCTTATGATAATGCCAGCACGATGTGCACCAGTGTGACAGATCTATTAATTGAAGGAATTGCACAGAACACAACAGGGACTGTGTTTATGCCAGAG GATGGAGGAGCTACGGAAGTTACTGGCTCACCAACTGAAAAAGCAATTCTTTCTTGGGGCCTTATG ATTGGGATGGACTTCAAGGATGTGAGATCAAAATCTTCAGTTCTTCATGTTCTCCCATTCAATTCAGAGAAGAAGCGTGGTGGTGTGGCTTTGCAAGTG TCAGATACAGAGTTTCACATTCATTGGAAAGGGGCAGCAGAGCTACTATTAGCATCTTGCCGAAGCTGGCTTTCTACTGATGGTTCTGTTCAGCCAATGAATTCCATCAAG CATAGCGAATTCAAGAAATCGATTGATGATATGGCAGTGAGTTCATTGCGTTGTGTAGCTTTTGCATATTGCCCCTGGGAATCCAAAATGGTCCCAACGGAATCTCTAGATAAGTGGAAGTTGCCTGCGGATGATCTGACTCTTATTGGGGTGGTCGGGATAAAG GATCCCTGTCGCCCAGGAGTGAGGAATGCTGTGCAATTATGCAGTACTGCTGGTGTAAAG GTACGCATGGTCACAGGAGATAATGTTGGAACAGCAAAGGCCATTGCTGTGGAGTGTGGAATATTAGACGCAAAAGATGCTGCATCAGAACCTAATGTAATAGAAGGAAAAGTGTTCCGCGAGATGTCTGAAACTGCACGAGAAGATATTGCTGACAAAATTACA GTAATGGGAAGATCTTCCCCAAATGACAAACTTTTGCTTGTTCAATGTTTAAAAAGAAGGGGCCATGTTGTAGCTGTTACTGGTGATGGCACAAATGATGCTCCTGCATTACATGAG GCTGATATAGGTCTTTCAATGGGAATATCAGGAACAGAAGTTACCAAGGAAAGCTCAGACATTATAATCTTAGATGATGACTTCACCTCTGTGGTCAAG GTTGTTCGATGGGGCCGGTCTGTTTATGCAAATATTCAGAAGTTTATCCAGTTCCAACTTACTGTTAATGTTGCTGCCCTAGTTATAAATGTGGTTGCTGCTGTGTCCTCCGGGGATATTCCTCTGAATGCTGTTGAG CTTCTTTGGGTGAACCTTATTATGGACACACTCGGAGCTCTTGCATTAGCAACCGAACCACCAACAGACAACCTAATGAAGAGGCATCCCGTCGGTCGAAG GGAACCTCTTGTCACAAACGTTATGTGGAGAAACCTTTTTATCCAG GCACTGTACCAGATAGCAGTTCTTCTCATATTCAATTTTGATGGCAAAAGGATTCTTCGTTTACAGAATGAAAGTTGGGAGCATGCTGGGAAAATTAAAAATACCTTTGTCTTTAATGCATTTGTCTTTTGCCAA ATCTTCAATGAGTTCAATGCTCGCAAGCCTGAAGAGAAGAATGTCTTCAAGGGAGTTACAAACAACCACCTTTTTATGGCCATAGTTGGTGCAACTACCGTGCTTCAG ATCTTGATGATTGAGTTCCTCGGGAAGTTCTTCGATACTGCTAAACTTAATTGGAGACTATGGTTGCTGTCAGTGGCTATTGGCGCAGTGAG TTGGCCTCTCGCCTATCTTGGGAAATTCGTCCCTGTGCCTGTCAGGCCTTTACAGAGCTActtcaagcattgttcttgtcgTAGAGGACCACACCGAG ATGAAGAGCAAGGCGGCAAGAGCTGA